Proteins encoded within one genomic window of Mesorhizobium sp. AR10:
- a CDS encoding site-specific integrase translates to MEDMEMPSSLIKRNEMFYVHVRVPANIVETYGKRFETKSLRTKDFKEARRRLHDEVSAINRRFDDHRAKIARQTQPATPQPSLSFAEITRRHARDVSDKEFADRAGLFEATYAEPSRLWKGELVALPESRYFDHLVEDGELDKIVGYIVGTRAKDRIAELRRMLATGNLNELAAIAEERSHGIDPARKLVLARLLARAEIDALEAIVAGEPDAGIESAAVAPSTPAERSDGGTGAQVLVSAKHGSGGPRLSLVLADWIAEKARTNSWVEKTRDEREASVKAFIEICGDHPVGVYAKADAKRFKDVLFNIPPNAHKKMAFKSLGLVAIADKAEAEGTQKPTAKNVALKMDAVSSLFIWAKKNFDEVQTNPFEGLKPQVDTVAREERDPFSLDELKRIFSAPPFTGAKSEHHWLQPGSQILDLSGKYWVPLVALYAGARLMEIVQLRRGDIQTVGDVTFFDIKGDGENRVKTRSSNRRIPVHPALVRAGFLDFVERVKNPEQRIFPDIEIGSAKNRSAPASKLFIRLIRSAGVKTRKNCFHSFRHSFEDACRDAEIDTAVMNALQGHAERGMSGRYGSGFKLERLNAEIAKIAYGSDFEKSVANDTRKRKAVPSSIISKKTSRRRASSGAG, encoded by the coding sequence ATGGAAGACATGGAGATGCCAAGTAGCCTGATTAAGCGGAACGAAATGTTCTATGTGCATGTTCGCGTGCCTGCGAACATCGTTGAGACCTATGGCAAGCGGTTCGAAACGAAGTCACTGCGCACCAAGGATTTCAAGGAGGCGCGGCGAAGGCTCCATGACGAGGTGTCCGCGATCAATCGTCGGTTTGATGATCACAGAGCCAAGATCGCGCGACAAACCCAACCCGCCACTCCACAGCCATCGCTCAGCTTCGCAGAGATAACCCGGCGGCATGCTCGCGACGTCAGCGACAAGGAATTTGCCGATCGCGCTGGACTCTTCGAAGCCACCTATGCGGAGCCGTCACGGCTTTGGAAAGGCGAACTGGTCGCGCTGCCGGAGTCACGGTACTTCGATCATCTGGTGGAGGACGGCGAACTTGATAAGATCGTGGGTTACATCGTTGGCACCCGTGCCAAGGATCGCATTGCCGAGCTTCGCCGCATGCTGGCGACGGGCAATCTGAATGAACTGGCGGCGATTGCCGAAGAGCGTTCACACGGCATTGATCCAGCCCGCAAGCTTGTCCTCGCGCGGCTTCTTGCCCGTGCCGAGATTGACGCTTTGGAAGCCATCGTCGCGGGCGAACCAGATGCCGGTATCGAGAGTGCCGCCGTAGCACCTAGCACGCCCGCAGAGCGCAGCGACGGCGGAACAGGTGCACAGGTGCTGGTCAGCGCCAAACATGGCTCTGGGGGACCCCGCCTGTCGCTCGTTTTGGCTGACTGGATTGCCGAAAAGGCGCGCACCAATTCATGGGTCGAAAAGACCCGCGACGAACGGGAAGCATCCGTGAAGGCGTTTATCGAAATATGCGGCGATCACCCTGTAGGGGTCTACGCCAAGGCCGACGCGAAGCGCTTCAAGGATGTCCTATTCAACATTCCACCGAACGCGCACAAGAAGATGGCCTTCAAGAGTCTCGGTTTGGTTGCTATCGCTGATAAGGCAGAGGCCGAAGGCACACAGAAGCCGACTGCAAAGAATGTCGCCCTGAAAATGGACGCGGTATCATCGCTCTTCATCTGGGCGAAAAAGAACTTCGATGAGGTCCAGACCAATCCGTTTGAAGGATTGAAGCCACAAGTTGACACCGTCGCTCGCGAGGAACGTGACCCGTTCAGTCTGGACGAATTGAAGCGGATATTCAGCGCGCCACCATTCACAGGCGCGAAATCTGAACACCATTGGCTACAGCCGGGTTCTCAAATTCTGGACTTATCCGGGAAGTACTGGGTTCCGTTGGTTGCGCTCTACGCTGGCGCGCGGCTGATGGAGATCGTGCAACTCCGTCGCGGCGATATCCAGACGGTCGGTGATGTGACGTTTTTTGACATCAAAGGCGATGGCGAGAACAGAGTGAAGACGCGAAGCTCAAATCGCCGTATTCCGGTTCATCCGGCGTTGGTGCGAGCCGGCTTCTTGGACTTCGTCGAACGCGTGAAAAATCCAGAACAACGCATATTTCCCGATATCGAGATTGGTAGCGCGAAGAACCGCTCCGCCCCGGCGTCGAAACTCTTTATCCGGCTGATCCGCTCGGCTGGCGTGAAGACGCGGAAGAATTGCTTCCATAGCTTCCGACACTCATTCGAAGACGCCTGCCGGGATGCTGAGATCGACACGGCGGTCATGAACGCCTTGCAAGGGCACGCGGAGCGGGGAATGTCTGGGCGCTACGGTAGCGGCTTCAAGCTGGAGCGGTTGAACGCCGAGATAGCGAAAATCGCTTACGGTAGCGATTTCGAGAAGTCGGTCGCCAATGATACTAGAAAAAGGAAGGCCGTGCCTTCATCAATAATCTCAAAAAAGACCTCGCGCCGCCGTGCGAGTAGCGGAGCGGGATAA
- a CDS encoding TetR/AcrR family transcriptional regulator translates to MGKLIVSKLAPSSQAASASGDRVALVPQRSNGRERVALILKAAADVIHERGYEATTMKEIAERSDTKIGSLYRFFPTKEVVADALLELYAGSLEAFWQAIIAKARSTTTEHLADLLLGFYVSTRKKHKALLPLLESRSDASTGREAFRARNLDRIAEALKAHAPHLRRPAVRTIAVIMLYNMRTMMALTFDPAAPNAPGAINELRSSVRAYLVNRLKPEG, encoded by the coding sequence TTGGGCAAGTTGATCGTCTCAAAGCTCGCGCCGTCTAGCCAGGCCGCGAGCGCATCCGGTGACAGGGTGGCGCTGGTCCCGCAGCGGAGCAACGGACGCGAACGGGTCGCGTTGATCCTGAAAGCCGCAGCCGACGTGATCCATGAACGCGGTTACGAGGCCACCACGATGAAGGAGATTGCCGAGCGATCAGACACGAAGATCGGCTCGCTTTACCGCTTCTTCCCGACGAAAGAGGTTGTGGCGGACGCCCTTCTTGAACTGTATGCGGGATCGTTGGAAGCGTTCTGGCAGGCCATCATCGCCAAGGCGCGGTCGACCACCACGGAGCACCTGGCGGACCTGTTGCTCGGCTTCTATGTCTCGACCCGAAAGAAGCACAAGGCCTTGCTGCCCTTGCTGGAAAGCAGGAGCGACGCCTCCACGGGCCGCGAGGCGTTCCGGGCCCGGAACCTCGACAGGATCGCGGAGGCGCTGAAGGCGCATGCCCCCCATCTGAGGCGGCCCGCCGTACGGACCATCGCGGTGATTATGCTCTACAATATGCGGACGATGATGGCCCTGACCTTCGACCCGGCCGCGCCGAATGCGCCTGGTGCGATTAATGAGCTCAGGTCTAGCGTGCGCGCCTACCTCGTCAATCGACTCAAGCCGGAAGGCTAA
- a CDS encoding isochorismatase family protein, whose translation MIVIDLQKGIVGLPTAHPAQEITGRSAALARAFRHRGFPVVLVNVAGGAPGRTDLRHDFDPPADWVDLIPELEQRPNDHIVTKLRWGAFHETGLDEHLKDLGVTQVVLCGIATSIGVESTARQAHELGYNVVLVEDAMTDLDAEEHAHSVKKIFPRLGEVSSTAEVLKAAKAA comes from the coding sequence TTGATCGTCATCGATCTGCAGAAGGGCATCGTCGGCCTGCCGACGGCGCATCCCGCCCAAGAGATCACCGGCCGCTCCGCGGCACTCGCACGAGCCTTCCGACATCGCGGCTTTCCAGTGGTGCTGGTCAATGTCGCCGGAGGTGCGCCGGGCCGCACCGACTTGAGGCACGACTTCGACCCGCCAGCGGATTGGGTGGACCTCATTCCCGAACTGGAGCAACGGCCCAACGATCACATCGTTACCAAGCTTCGTTGGGGGGCTTTCCATGAGACCGGCCTCGATGAGCACCTGAAGGACCTTGGTGTCACCCAGGTGGTGCTGTGCGGAATCGCCACCAGCATCGGCGTCGAATCAACGGCGCGGCAAGCGCACGAACTGGGCTATAATGTCGTGTTGGTTGAGGACGCCATGACCGACCTTGATGCCGAAGAGCATGCCCACAGTGTGAAAAAGATTTTCCCCCGGCTCGGCGAAGTGAGCAGCACCGCCGAGGTTCTGAAAGCGGCGAAAGCTGCGTGA
- a CDS encoding MFS transporter produces MLAMANVVPAIAQPAQGASPDFGLTFVLPLALGSTLNPINSTMISTALAPIAADFDASVAQTGWLIAGLYLTSAVAQPTMGRLADLFGPRRIYLISLMLVALAGIGGAIAPSLWALVAVRVLLGIGTSGAYPSAMRIFRSRADKLGKAPPRTAMGILSLAAISTQAFGPILGGFITGAFGWHAIFTVNVPLALLTAILVLLWVPRDPPRVAGLSDLAREIDMAGVTLFAAALLSLMVFLMNLDQPMWWVLPISALFWTLFWFHSLRREQPFIDVRMFTTNIPLTVTFLRVTLILLIPYCIMYGFAQWLESSAHYSPAAAGLVTLPMSVMAAACSLLGARTKGLRAPFIIGAGGGLVGCVSLLFLHSDTPVWLLAAAVMFIGMPLGMTASPTQTAIFLQAPASEMGVAAGLQRTFTYFGAIGAASLLGVMFGSHPTDHGFHTLAMVMTAMSAILLVFVVFDRTLPRGAVG; encoded by the coding sequence ATGCTAGCCATGGCTAATGTCGTACCCGCCATCGCCCAGCCAGCGCAGGGAGCAAGCCCGGATTTCGGCCTGACGTTCGTCCTGCCTCTCGCTCTGGGTTCCACGCTGAACCCGATCAATTCAACGATGATCTCGACGGCTCTTGCGCCGATTGCGGCTGACTTCGATGCAAGCGTGGCCCAGACAGGATGGCTGATCGCAGGTCTGTACCTCACCAGCGCCGTCGCCCAACCAACCATGGGCCGGCTCGCCGATCTCTTCGGTCCTCGCCGCATCTACCTGATTTCGCTCATGCTCGTCGCTCTTGCCGGCATCGGTGGTGCGATCGCGCCTTCGCTTTGGGCGCTGGTTGCGGTGCGTGTACTGCTCGGGATCGGCACATCTGGTGCCTATCCCTCGGCCATGCGGATATTTCGTTCCCGAGCCGACAAGCTCGGCAAAGCGCCGCCGCGGACGGCTATGGGCATTCTGTCGCTGGCCGCCATCTCGACGCAGGCCTTTGGCCCGATCCTTGGCGGCTTTATCACCGGCGCGTTTGGGTGGCACGCTATCTTCACCGTCAATGTGCCTCTGGCCCTTCTCACCGCTATCCTGGTGCTGCTTTGGGTGCCGAGAGATCCCCCGCGAGTCGCCGGGCTGTCAGACCTCGCAAGGGAGATCGACATGGCCGGCGTCACGCTGTTTGCGGCGGCGCTCCTGTCGCTGATGGTCTTTCTGATGAACCTCGATCAACCAATGTGGTGGGTCCTGCCGATATCGGCTCTGTTCTGGACGTTGTTCTGGTTTCATTCGCTGCGACGCGAGCAGCCCTTCATCGATGTGCGGATGTTCACAACCAATATCCCACTCACGGTCACTTTTCTGCGCGTCACCCTGATCCTGCTGATCCCCTACTGCATTATGTACGGTTTCGCGCAATGGCTCGAGAGCAGCGCCCACTATTCCCCGGCCGCCGCGGGCCTGGTGACGTTGCCGATGTCGGTCATGGCCGCGGCATGTTCGCTGCTCGGCGCTCGCACGAAAGGCCTGCGCGCTCCGTTCATCATCGGCGCGGGAGGAGGATTGGTCGGCTGCGTAAGCCTGTTGTTCCTGCACAGCGACACGCCCGTTTGGCTGCTCGCGGCCGCGGTCATGTTCATCGGCATGCCGCTGGGGATGACCGCCAGCCCCACCCAGACCGCGATCTTCCTCCAAGCTCCGGCCTCGGAGATGGGCGTGGCCGCCGGTCTGCAGCGAACCTTCACCTATTTCGGTGCGATCGGCGCGGCGAGCCTGCTCGGTGTAATGTTCGGCTCGCATCCAACGGATCACGGCTTCCACACCCTGGCTATGGTCATGACCGCAATGTCCGCGATCCTCCTCGTTTTCGTCGTGTTCGACCGAACCTTGCCGCGCGGCGCGGTCGGATAG
- a CDS encoding helix-turn-helix domain-containing protein, whose product MDRPYSEAADVSARIDLEFGSLANSLVLLLEAARSELEHDREAAKTSLAVASSMLQLEIERRSGATGSRTGGLAGWQIARVRCFIDRNLHRTIHASDLSAVARLSTAHFSRSFKQAFGEPPHAYIVRRRLEEACHLMLTSSSALSEIALTVGFSDQAHLSKLFRDAFGQSPGNWRRERDSMCRR is encoded by the coding sequence ATGGACAGGCCATACAGCGAGGCCGCAGACGTCTCGGCTCGAATCGATCTCGAGTTTGGTTCCCTGGCAAACAGCCTCGTGTTGCTCCTTGAAGCAGCCAGAAGCGAGCTCGAGCATGACCGGGAGGCAGCAAAGACATCGCTGGCCGTCGCGTCATCCATGCTCCAGTTGGAGATCGAGCGCCGTTCGGGCGCCACGGGCTCCAGAACGGGTGGATTAGCGGGTTGGCAGATAGCGCGTGTCCGCTGCTTCATCGACCGGAACCTGCACCGAACGATCCACGCGAGTGACCTGAGTGCCGTTGCGCGGCTGAGCACGGCGCACTTCTCACGCTCGTTCAAACAAGCGTTCGGAGAACCGCCGCACGCCTACATCGTGAGGCGACGGCTCGAGGAAGCCTGTCACCTGATGTTGACCAGCTCGTCTGCGCTGAGCGAAATCGCTCTCACCGTCGGGTTCTCCGACCAGGCACATTTGTCCAAGCTCTTCAGGGATGCCTTTGGCCAAAGCCCGGGCAACTGGCGGCGTGAGCGCGATTCCATGTGCCGCCGCTGA
- a CDS encoding alpha/beta fold hydrolase: MIAIASHTPLRANGIRQNFIDAGASAPVVLLHGFPEINYAWRNQIPVLGELYRIIAPDLRGYGETDKPAGGYDKRTMARDLVAPLDGLGLGKIALVGHDRGARVATRFAKDYPERVDRLVVMDNVPTRIVAREINAEIAKAHWFFLFHLVPDLPETLIAGKEEQWLRWFFSDWAYDPAAISGDAFDTYVRLSRAWRRARRHGRLPGQCPGPRTGRGRRRH, from the coding sequence ATGATTGCAATCGCCAGTCACACGCCGCTCCGCGCAAATGGGATTCGCCAGAACTTCATCGACGCCGGTGCCAGCGCGCCGGTTGTGCTCCTGCATGGCTTTCCTGAAATCAACTACGCCTGGCGCAATCAGATCCCGGTGCTCGGCGAATTGTATCGCATCATCGCCCCTGATCTTCGCGGCTATGGCGAGACCGACAAGCCTGCGGGCGGATATGACAAGCGCACCATGGCAAGGGACCTCGTCGCGCCGCTCGACGGGCTCGGCCTGGGCAAGATCGCGCTCGTCGGCCATGATCGCGGCGCGCGCGTAGCGACCCGTTTCGCCAAGGACTATCCCGAGCGGGTCGACCGGCTGGTGGTCATGGACAACGTGCCCACGCGCATTGTCGCGCGCGAAATCAATGCCGAGATCGCCAAGGCCCATTGGTTTTTCCTCTTCCACCTCGTGCCCGATCTTCCCGAGACGCTGATCGCTGGCAAGGAAGAGCAGTGGCTGCGCTGGTTCTTCTCGGACTGGGCCTATGATCCGGCGGCGATCTCGGGCGACGCCTTCGACACCTATGTGCGCCTATCGCGCGCCTGGCGCCGTGCGCGGCGCCATGGGCGACTACCGGGCCAATGCCCAGGACCTCGCACAGGACGAGGAAGACGCAGACATTAA